A genomic window from Flavobacterium sp. I3-2 includes:
- a CDS encoding DHH family phosphoesterase yields the protein MMQTNEKELVQNLLSTPKKIAIIPHRNPDGDALGSTLGLYHVLKQLNHEVKVISPNDFPDFIAWLPGSETVEIFEKDKENTTDFLNTSELIFTLDFNALHRTGDLMAETLGKISAPFIMIDHHQMPDDYAQVTISDVNFGSTCELLYNFLTDLKLNHLINKDVATCLYTGIVTDSGSFKFQKTTGNTHRVVADLIDKGVNNPMVHESLFNTSSYSRLQLLGRALENLKVLPNHKTAFTTLSQKELYEFNFQKGDTEGIVNYGLSIKNIDFAAIFIENKDEGIIKISFRSEGSFDVNEFARKHFNGGGHINAAGGKSLLSLNDTVNKFIDILALENKQ from the coding sequence ATGATGCAAACAAATGAGAAAGAGTTGGTACAAAACTTATTATCAACTCCAAAAAAAATAGCGATTATTCCGCACAGAAATCCTGATGGAGATGCTTTAGGTTCAACTTTAGGATTATATCACGTTTTAAAACAATTAAATCATGAGGTTAAAGTCATTTCACCAAACGATTTTCCTGATTTCATAGCTTGGTTACCAGGTTCAGAAACAGTAGAAATCTTTGAAAAAGACAAAGAAAATACTACTGATTTCTTAAATACTTCTGAACTTATTTTCACTTTAGATTTCAATGCACTTCATCGAACAGGTGATTTGATGGCAGAAACGCTTGGTAAAATTTCTGCACCATTTATTATGATTGACCATCATCAAATGCCTGATGATTATGCTCAAGTAACTATTTCTGATGTTAATTTTGGTTCGACTTGCGAATTATTATATAATTTCTTGACTGATTTAAAATTGAATCATCTTATCAATAAAGATGTTGCAACTTGTCTTTATACGGGAATTGTGACGGACTCTGGTTCTTTTAAGTTTCAAAAAACTACAGGAAATACCCATCGTGTTGTTGCAGATTTGATTGACAAAGGCGTAAACAATCCAATGGTTCATGAAAGTTTGTTTAATACAAGTTCATACAGCAGATTACAACTTTTAGGTAGAGCTTTAGAAAATCTAAAAGTTTTACCTAACCACAAAACTGCATTTACTACACTTTCTCAAAAAGAATTGTACGAATTTAATTTCCAAAAAGGAGACACTGAAGGAATTGTAAATTACGGATTATCAATCAAAAATATTGATTTCGCAGCAATTTTCATTGAAAATAAAGACGAAGGCATCATCAAAATTTCATTCCGCTCAGAAGGTAGTTTTGATGTAAACGAATTTGCAAGAAAACACTTTAATGGAGGTGGACACATAAACGCAGCAGGCGGAAAATCATTGCTATCTTTAAACGATACAGTTAATAAATTTATTGATATATTAGCACTAGAAAACAAACAATAA
- a CDS encoding peptidylprolyl isomerase, giving the protein MKKLLLTLFCVVSLSTQAQKLEDGMYANFETSKGNIIVELEYQKTPMTVANFVSLAEGTNSSVEKKYEKKKFYDGLKFHRVIADFMIQGGDPNGNGSGNPGYKFPDEIVADLKHDKPGILSMANAGPGTNGSQFFITHVPTPHLDGRHTVFGHVVQGQDVVDAIAQGDEIKSVKIIRQGKEAKNFDADKVFKKSLEDIKNKEIESNKLLEKAVKENFNRINKAREQAIVLPSGVAIYVFEKGKGGKPVDGAEVLIDYAGYLPNGSLFDSGIEEIATKFNKFDARRKEAKGYTPIPFTYGNKTGMIPGFIEGIENLNYGDKALVFIPSNLAYGERGAGNVIPPNTDLIFEMHIVNKK; this is encoded by the coding sequence ATGAAAAAACTGCTATTAACACTTTTTTGTGTAGTTTCTCTTTCGACTCAAGCTCAAAAATTAGAAGATGGAATGTATGCAAATTTTGAAACATCTAAAGGAAACATTATTGTTGAATTAGAATATCAAAAAACACCAATGACCGTGGCTAATTTCGTTTCTCTTGCTGAAGGAACAAATTCATCGGTAGAAAAAAAATACGAAAAGAAAAAATTCTATGATGGCTTAAAATTCCATAGAGTAATTGCAGACTTTATGATTCAAGGTGGTGATCCAAACGGAAATGGTTCTGGAAATCCAGGATATAAATTTCCAGACGAAATCGTAGCAGATTTAAAACACGATAAACCAGGAATCTTATCTATGGCAAATGCAGGACCTGGAACAAATGGTTCTCAATTTTTCATAACACATGTTCCAACACCTCATTTAGATGGAAGACACACTGTTTTTGGTCATGTAGTTCAAGGACAAGATGTTGTTGATGCAATTGCACAAGGAGATGAAATTAAATCTGTAAAAATCATTCGTCAGGGAAAAGAAGCTAAAAATTTTGATGCAGATAAAGTTTTCAAAAAAAGTTTAGAGGATATTAAAAATAAAGAAATTGAATCTAACAAACTTTTAGAAAAAGCAGTTAAAGAAAACTTTAACCGAATTAATAAAGCGCGCGAACAAGCAATTGTTTTACCAAGTGGAGTTGCAATTTATGTTTTTGAAAAAGGTAAAGGCGGAAAACCAGTTGATGGCGCAGAAGTATTAATTGATTATGCTGGTTATTTACCAAACGGTTCTTTGTTTGATTCTGGAATTGAAGAAATTGCTACAAAATTCAATAAGTTCGATGCTAGAAGAAAAGAAGCAAAAGGTTATACTCCTATTCCATTTACTTACGGTAATAAAACAGGAATGATTCCAGGATTCATCGAAGGAATTGAAAACTTGAATTACGGTGATAAAGCTTTAGTGTTCATACCTTCAAATTTAGCTTATGGCGAAAGAGGAGCTGGAAACGTGATTCCTCCAAATACAGATTTAATTTTCGAAATGCATATTGTTAACAAAAAATAA
- a CDS encoding peptidylprolyl isomerase, giving the protein MKKVLFLILTAVTIISCNKKQGDELPNGMYAEIETSKGNILIELEYQKTPMTVGNFVALAEGNQGFVEQQYKGKPFYDGLKFHRVIADFMIQGGDPMGNGSGGPGYNFPDEIVADLKHDKAGVLSMANAGPGTNGSQFFITHNATPHLDGMHTVFGHVVKGQEIVNSIAQDDVIKKVTIIRNGEDAKKFDAPKAFKDGIEKSKNAQEEALKATEGITQENAVRFADAKAKATKTNSGLAVYVFEKGNGGKPQVGDNILIDYAGYFENGRLFDTGIEEIATKYNMFDQRRKDANQYAPIPFQFGNKTGLIPGFIEGFENMNYGDRALIFIPSHLAYGETGAGNAIPPNTDLIFELYLTK; this is encoded by the coding sequence ATGAAAAAAGTACTTTTTTTAATACTTACAGCTGTTACGATTATTTCATGTAACAAGAAACAAGGTGATGAACTTCCTAATGGAATGTACGCAGAGATTGAAACTTCTAAAGGTAATATTCTTATAGAACTTGAATATCAAAAAACACCAATGACCGTTGGTAACTTTGTTGCACTTGCAGAAGGAAATCAAGGTTTTGTAGAACAACAATATAAAGGAAAACCTTTTTATGATGGATTAAAATTTCACCGCGTAATAGCAGACTTTATGATTCAAGGTGGAGATCCAATGGGAAATGGTTCTGGAGGACCTGGTTATAACTTTCCTGATGAAATTGTTGCGGATTTAAAACATGATAAAGCTGGTGTACTTTCAATGGCAAACGCTGGACCTGGAACAAACGGATCTCAATTTTTCATCACCCACAATGCAACGCCACATTTAGACGGTATGCACACTGTTTTTGGTCACGTAGTTAAAGGTCAAGAAATTGTAAATTCAATTGCTCAGGACGACGTAATCAAAAAAGTAACAATCATCCGTAATGGTGAAGACGCTAAAAAATTCGATGCGCCTAAAGCTTTCAAAGATGGAATCGAAAAAAGCAAAAATGCACAAGAAGAAGCTCTAAAAGCAACAGAAGGAATAACACAAGAAAATGCTGTTCGTTTTGCAGACGCGAAAGCAAAAGCAACAAAAACAAATTCTGGATTAGCAGTTTATGTATTCGAAAAAGGAAACGGTGGAAAACCTCAAGTTGGCGATAACATTTTAATTGATTATGCGGGTTACTTTGAAAACGGACGTTTGTTCGATACCGGAATTGAAGAAATTGCTACTAAATACAATATGTTTGATCAACGTAGAAAAGACGCTAATCAATACGCTCCAATCCCTTTTCAATTTGGTAACAAAACTGGATTAATCCCTGGATTCATTGAAGGATTCGAAAACATGAATTACGGCGACAGAGCTTTAATATTCATTCCATCGCATCTTGCTTATGGCGAAACTGGTGCTGGAAATGCAATTCCTCCAAATACCGATTTAATTTTTGAACTTTACTTAACAAAATAA
- the gldI gene encoding gliding motility-associated peptidyl-prolyl isomerase GldI, translating into MKKSILFFGLFIATIQLTSCEKESPRYPISNSRGEFLKESVQRNKALVGSEEEQIQQVIKNDSTHKYYQSAHGFWYKYLKANIHDTITPKTGQMVDLVFEIQDIDGNVIYNKEETTPSLYQVDKQEIMVGLRHGVKLMRKGETISFLFPSHLGYGYLGDKEKIGLNEPLICVVTLKDIKTNP; encoded by the coding sequence ATGAAAAAATCAATCTTATTTTTTGGTTTATTTATTGCTACAATCCAACTGACTTCTTGTGAGAAAGAAAGTCCAAGATATCCAATTTCAAATTCAAGAGGCGAATTTCTAAAAGAGTCTGTTCAAAGAAACAAAGCCTTAGTTGGTTCTGAAGAAGAACAAATTCAACAGGTGATAAAAAATGATTCTACTCACAAATATTATCAATCTGCTCATGGATTTTGGTATAAATATTTAAAGGCAAATATTCACGATACCATTACTCCAAAGACAGGACAAATGGTTGATTTGGTATTTGAAATTCAGGACATCGATGGAAATGTAATTTATAACAAAGAAGAAACAACACCAAGTTTATATCAAGTGGACAAACAAGAAATCATGGTTGGTTTACGCCATGGGGTCAAGTTAATGCGAAAAGGTGAAACCATTTCGTTTCTTTTTCCTTCACATTTAGGTTATGGATATTTAGGTGATAAAGAAAAAATTGGTTTAAATGAACCATTAATATGCGTAGTTACATTAAAAGATATTAAAACTAATCCTTAA
- a CDS encoding carboxypeptidase-like regulatory domain-containing protein, producing MKLIAYLFLLFPILSFAQTITYSGVVRDKSTGKPIEHVSISVYDSNVATLTNSEGRFRITVPTSAKKINFNHLSYDRLDYVLSEQTENITIYLNDSSFELEEMIMYNRPIKDVIKEVIDNSKAKFSKDVKLNTYYREMMNIDGKVYSYADGMLNYYFKNKATSNVIVEQSRALVFNDDFKNYEQAPIKFYLLDLQTIITSAFKFERIWNIVKNKNYDLYVTGKKAADGRELKILYFEPSDSNTENYYKGTLIFDDEKKLVLEINIELSPKHLKNLKEESRIVYKVKFTDISFKQIFNDVNDRYFLAYDTRRIEGDVKIGEHRFSVGGIHELISVNSSITNEKPDPNKIYFEKTLDVLGKNFKTKFWENQNVILLNSKEEEMLRKINN from the coding sequence ATGAAACTAATCGCATATTTATTTTTACTATTTCCTATTTTATCATTTGCGCAAACCATTACATATTCTGGTGTTGTTAGAGATAAGTCAACAGGAAAACCAATTGAACATGTAAGTATTTCTGTTTATGATTCAAATGTTGCCACATTAACCAATTCAGAAGGACGTTTTAGAATTACAGTTCCTACTTCAGCGAAGAAAATTAATTTTAATCACCTTAGCTATGATAGATTAGATTACGTTTTATCAGAACAAACAGAAAATATAACAATTTATTTAAACGATTCTTCTTTTGAATTAGAAGAAATGATCATGTATAATCGTCCGATTAAAGATGTTATAAAAGAAGTTATCGATAATTCTAAAGCTAAGTTCTCAAAAGATGTTAAGCTAAATACATATTATCGTGAAATGATGAATATCGATGGAAAAGTTTATTCATATGCTGACGGTATGCTGAATTATTATTTTAAAAATAAAGCAACAAGTAATGTAATTGTTGAACAAAGTAGAGCTTTAGTTTTTAATGATGATTTTAAGAATTATGAGCAGGCTCCTATAAAATTTTATTTGTTAGATCTACAAACGATAATTACATCGGCTTTTAAGTTTGAACGTATTTGGAACATAGTAAAAAATAAAAATTACGATTTGTATGTTACGGGTAAAAAAGCTGCAGACGGCAGAGAATTGAAAATCTTATATTTTGAACCATCCGATTCTAATACAGAGAATTATTATAAAGGAACTTTAATATTTGACGATGAAAAAAAATTGGTTTTAGAAATTAATATTGAACTTTCGCCTAAACATTTAAAAAATCTTAAAGAAGAAAGTAGAATCGTTTACAAAGTGAAGTTTACGGATATTAGTTTTAAACAGATTTTTAATGATGTAAATGATCGTTATTTTTTAGCTTATGATACCAGACGAATTGAAGGAGATGTAAAAATTGGAGAACATCGTTTTTCTGTTGGTGGTATTCATGAACTTATTTCTGTTAATTCGTCAATTACAAATGAAAAACCAGATCCGAATAAAATTTATTTTGAAAAAACCTTAGATGTGCTGGGTAAGAATTTTAAAACTAAATTTTGGGAAAATCAAAACGTAATTCTTTTAAACAGCAAAGAAGAAGAGATGTTGCGAAAAATTAATAATTAA
- a CDS encoding S41 family peptidase: protein MNKRIFTLLSFFSLSILSAQEKAYFLSNPSLSPDAQTAYFSFEGDIWKVDSNGGNASRITALEGEAINPRVSPDGKWLAFSSNQYGNYDVFVMPINGGNIKQLTFHQGKDEMESWAWDSETIYFTSSRNNNFGSFKTNLKGETPQPLFQNYFNTTNGLVETPNGELIFTNSSESANQVTRKRYKGENNPDLLAYHPKSKTFKQYTDYNGKDFNATVDKNGIIYFISDENNGEYNLYKIEKGIKTALTKFDSSIKKPFVAANGSKVIFEKDYQLFVYDVASKNTSLISVNVNSNDILSKDKSFNVEDEISYFDVSSDGKKLTFVSRGVLFVSDIEGKFVNRITDGKERVLEVKWLKDNKNLIFNQTVEGYQNWFKIAADGKGKPDQLTNDSRNNRDITFNNDLTKAVYLSGRDEVRLLDLETLKSKTIVKDEIWALQNSKPSFSPNDEYVMFSAKRNFELDILLYNIKKNEVINLTNTSVTEEDPFWSPNGKYIYFTSDRINPSYPLGLQNPSVYRFSLDWFDEPYKSDQFDKLFAEEKKDEKNESKDKKNDKEDKPDSKSLTVNLDGILERVDLVSGRFGNQQFPHVFEDGKKEYVFYNSNQDGGRYQLYRKTYVEFDETKTDKVFNKSANQIVYKDKSVYFLSNGNIYKTSLSSSSPDQIKIKYEFTKNLNDEFVQMYDEAWAGVEENFYDEHFHGLNWKAKKNQYAKYLPYLNNRNDLRILLNDLLGELNSSHLGFASSGKEETKKLSYFTNETGIVFKKDKPYEVERIVRKSPAFIKSVDVQSGDVLKAVNGVNIDVSKNREIYFTSPNQLEELVLEFDRNGSKVITKIHPISNVQLKGLLYDEWIFDNKKRVNDLSNNRIAYTYMKNMSSAELESFLLDMVEQENHKEGLILDLRFNTGGNVHDKVLNFLMQRPYLKWKYREGEFTVQPNFAPSAKPIVLLINEYSLSDAEMTAAGFKELKLGKIIGQETYRWIIFTSGKSLVDDSFYRVPAWGSYTLDGKNLEKTGVAPDIYIKNTFLDRQENKDPQLERAVKEILKDLKKN, encoded by the coding sequence ATGAACAAAAGAATATTCACTTTATTAAGTTTTTTCTCTCTATCAATTTTATCGGCACAAGAAAAAGCTTATTTTTTATCAAATCCATCTTTAAGTCCAGATGCACAAACCGCTTATTTTAGTTTTGAAGGCGATATTTGGAAAGTCGATTCAAACGGTGGAAACGCTTCTAGAATCACTGCTTTAGAAGGCGAAGCAATTAATCCACGAGTTTCACCAGACGGAAAATGGTTGGCATTTAGTTCGAATCAATATGGAAATTATGATGTTTTTGTAATGCCCATAAACGGTGGAAACATAAAACAATTGACCTTTCATCAAGGAAAAGACGAAATGGAAAGTTGGGCTTGGGACAGTGAAACCATTTATTTCACTTCAAGTAGAAATAACAATTTCGGAAGTTTTAAAACCAATTTAAAAGGTGAAACGCCGCAACCTTTGTTTCAAAATTATTTCAATACAACAAATGGTTTGGTGGAAACTCCAAATGGTGAATTGATTTTTACGAATTCATCAGAAAGTGCTAATCAAGTTACAAGAAAAAGATATAAAGGCGAAAATAATCCTGATTTGTTAGCTTATCATCCTAAATCGAAAACCTTCAAACAATACACAGATTACAACGGAAAAGATTTTAATGCTACGGTTGATAAAAACGGCATTATTTATTTTATTTCCGACGAAAATAACGGAGAATATAACTTATATAAAATTGAAAAAGGAATCAAAACAGCTTTGACAAAATTTGATTCGTCAATCAAAAAGCCTTTTGTTGCTGCTAATGGTTCAAAAGTAATTTTCGAAAAAGATTATCAATTATTTGTTTATGATGTTGCTTCAAAAAACACAAGTTTGATTTCTGTCAATGTTAATTCAAATGATATTTTATCAAAGGATAAAAGTTTTAATGTCGAAGACGAAATTTCTTATTTTGATGTTTCTTCGGACGGAAAAAAACTGACTTTTGTAAGTCGTGGCGTTTTATTCGTTTCTGATATCGAAGGGAAATTCGTGAATAGAATTACCGACGGAAAAGAACGCGTTCTAGAAGTAAAATGGTTAAAGGATAATAAGAATTTAATTTTTAATCAAACAGTTGAAGGATATCAAAATTGGTTTAAAATTGCTGCTGATGGTAAAGGTAAACCAGATCAATTAACTAACGATTCTAGAAATAACAGAGATATTACTTTTAATAATGATTTAACAAAAGCAGTTTATTTGAGTGGAAGAGACGAAGTTCGTTTGTTGGATTTAGAAACGCTTAAATCAAAAACTATTGTAAAAGATGAAATTTGGGCATTACAAAATTCAAAACCATCTTTTTCTCCAAATGACGAATATGTGATGTTTAGTGCAAAACGTAATTTCGAATTGGACATTTTACTATATAACATAAAAAAAAATGAAGTTATAAATTTAACCAATACAAGCGTTACTGAAGAAGATCCATTTTGGTCGCCAAACGGAAAATACATTTATTTTACAAGCGATCGAATCAATCCATCGTATCCGTTAGGTTTACAAAATCCGAGTGTTTATCGTTTTTCTTTGGATTGGTTTGATGAACCTTACAAATCAGATCAATTTGATAAATTATTTGCTGAAGAAAAGAAAGATGAAAAAAATGAATCTAAAGACAAAAAGAATGATAAAGAAGATAAACCCGATTCAAAATCATTAACTGTTAATTTAGATGGAATTTTAGAACGTGTTGATTTGGTTTCTGGACGATTTGGAAATCAACAATTTCCGCATGTTTTTGAAGACGGTAAAAAAGAATATGTTTTTTATAATTCCAATCAAGATGGAGGTCGTTATCAATTATATCGTAAAACGTATGTAGAGTTTGATGAAACCAAGACGGATAAAGTATTTAATAAATCTGCAAATCAAATCGTCTATAAAGATAAGTCTGTTTATTTTTTGAGTAATGGGAATATTTATAAAACCAGTTTGTCAAGTTCTAGTCCAGATCAGATTAAGATAAAATATGAATTTACTAAAAATCTAAATGATGAATTTGTTCAAATGTATGATGAAGCTTGGGCTGGAGTCGAAGAAAATTTTTATGACGAACATTTTCATGGTTTAAATTGGAAAGCAAAAAAGAATCAATATGCCAAATATCTTCCTTATTTAAACAACCGAAATGATTTACGAATTCTTTTAAATGATTTGTTGGGTGAGTTAAATTCTTCGCATTTAGGATTTGCATCTTCAGGTAAAGAAGAAACTAAAAAATTGAGTTATTTTACAAACGAAACAGGAATTGTTTTCAAGAAAGATAAACCTTACGAAGTAGAACGTATTGTTCGTAAATCTCCCGCTTTTATAAAATCCGTAGATGTACAATCTGGTGATGTTTTAAAGGCTGTAAATGGCGTAAATATTGATGTTTCAAAGAATAGAGAAATTTATTTTACTTCACCAAATCAATTAGAAGAACTTGTGTTAGAATTTGACAGAAATGGAAGTAAAGTTATAACTAAAATTCATCCGATTTCAAATGTGCAACTAAAAGGTTTGTTGTATGATGAATGGATTTTTGATAATAAAAAGCGAGTAAATGATTTAAGTAATAATCGAATCGCTTATACTTATATGAAAAATATGAGTTCTGCAGAACTTGAATCGTTTTTGTTGGATATGGTTGAACAAGAAAATCACAAAGAAGGTTTAATACTTGATTTACGATTTAACACCGGTGGGAATGTGCATGATAAAGTGTTGAACTTTTTGATGCAACGACCGTATTTAAAATGGAAATATAGAGAAGGAGAATTTACGGTTCAACCCAATTTTGCTCCATCTGCTAAACCGATTGTTTTGTTGATTAACGAATATTCATTAAGCGATGCAGAAATGACAGCTGCTGGTTTTAAGGAATTGAAACTAGGTAAGATTATTGGGCAAGAAACGTATCGTTGGATTATTTTTACATCTGGAAAAAGTTTAGTTGATGATTCGTTTTATCGTGTTCCAGCTTGGGGAAGTTATACTTTAGATGGAAAAAATCTTGAAAAAACAGGAGTTGCACCTGATATTTACATCAAAAATACGTTCTTAGATCGTCAAGAAAATAAAGATCCTCAATTGGAACGTGCTGTTAAAGAAATTCTGAAAGATCTTAAAAAGAACTAA
- a CDS encoding Crp/Fnr family transcriptional regulator — MGKCEQCIVRELSSVKALNKEELIKMSETKTAFTVKKGQAIFNEGDVVNGVFCVKNGTCKIVKLGSNGKDSVLKLVNKGKILGQHAVISEEKSSLSAIAVEDMEVCFIPKTEIMGFFNHNNKFSLELTKEICHELKEANEATSNHSNKNVKERLAAALLHLNDIGGMTNLGELNIQLSREEIAGMVGTATESCIRLLADLKKSNLIDLVGKKIVLKDLKALQRLSNSEN, encoded by the coding sequence ATGGGTAAATGTGAACAATGTATTGTTAGAGAATTAAGTTCTGTAAAAGCACTTAATAAGGAAGAGCTAATCAAAATGTCGGAAACTAAAACCGCATTCACTGTCAAAAAAGGTCAAGCTATTTTTAATGAAGGTGATGTTGTAAATGGCGTTTTTTGTGTTAAAAACGGAACTTGTAAGATTGTTAAATTGGGTTCTAACGGAAAAGACAGTGTTTTAAAGCTTGTTAACAAAGGTAAAATTCTAGGTCAACACGCAGTAATAAGTGAAGAAAAATCAAGTTTAAGTGCCATTGCAGTTGAAGATATGGAAGTGTGTTTCATTCCTAAAACTGAAATCATGGGGTTCTTCAACCATAATAATAAATTCTCATTAGAACTTACAAAAGAAATTTGTCATGAATTAAAAGAAGCTAATGAAGCAACTTCTAATCATTCAAATAAAAACGTAAAAGAACGTTTGGCGGCAGCACTACTTCATTTAAATGATATTGGCGGCATGACAAATTTAGGTGAATTAAACATTCAGCTTTCTAGAGAAGAAATTGCAGGAATGGTCGGAACAGCTACTGAAAGTTGTATTCGTTTATTGGCTGATTTAAAAAAATCTAATCTAATCGATTTAGTTGGTAAAAAAATAGTGCTAAAAGACCTTAAAGCTTTGCAACGTCTTAGTAATTCTGAAAATTAA